One window of Cryptococcus neoformans var. grubii H99 chromosome 11, complete sequence genomic DNA carries:
- a CDS encoding rab escort protein — protein sequence MSNIELESDSYDVVVIGTGIAESIAAAALAKAGKTVLHLDPNEYYGGEQASLTLDELVEWSTKRVESSSAAVSYTHASTSVLTPTLQNDRRRYALSLFPAILPSRGPLIDALISSDVSKYVSFKLLDSVNIWDEGCAGTRKVPGCKEEIFKDKSVSLMDKRKLMKFFMFAAGEFEHNDILRGKETQPLLDFLQDSFALPTCLALSIAYAIAHCTSPEDQTLPALMKTRRYLKSLGRYGPSAFLVGQYGGAGEVAQGFCRGCAVYGGTYVLGPFGKPTSIDANDDNVTLNLPCHPRPVTAKHLISSSNHLPLSLLTPESELSKRSIMAHSISISSSLPKVLQRKLPSADDENGIGQLPEENDDTGLIVFPPENGNPTVRCLINGEGTGSCPPEQYVLYLSCPASTASSPSDLLKPYLQRIISEPLFESYYVSTRATSTYSASSPKVVIVTPFYRDDSITEGLDWEVKEAEKAYYSVMGQDGIPFFDVRESEADEMGISEDD from the exons ATGTCCAACATCGAACTTGAATCCGACTCATACGATGTCGTAGTCATCGGCACTGGCATCGCTGAGAGTATCGCAGCTGCCGCCCTCGCGAAAGCTGGCAAAACCGTCCTACACCTCGATCCAAACGAATATTACGGAGGAGAACAAGCTAGTTTGACATTAGACGAGCTCGTTGAGTGGTCCACCAAACGCGTAGAGTCTTCTTCGGCGGCAGTGTCATATACACATGCGTCGACATCCGTTCTTACGCCTACTCTCCAAAATGATCGACGGCGATATGCCTTATCGCTTTTCCCCGCCATCCTGCCCTCTCGAGGGCCTTTAATCGACGCGCTTATTTCGTCAGATGTCAGTAAATATGTTTCCTTCAAACTTCTGGACTCAGTAAATATATGGGATGAAGGTTGTGCTGGGACAAGGAAGGTTCCCGGATGCAAGGAAGAAATTTTCAAAGACAAGAGCGTCTCCTTGATGGACAAGAGAAAATTGATGAAGTTTTTTATGTTTGCTGCAGGAGAATTTGAGCATAATGATATTCTTCGAG GTAAAGAGACGCAGCCACTTCTGGATTTTCTGCAGGATTCCTTCGCCCTTCCAACATGTCTTGCGCTTTCGATAGCGTACGCAATCGCCCACTGCACATCACCTGAAGACCAAACGCTACCTGCATTAATGAAGACAAGGAGGTATCTCAAGTCATTAGGGCGATATGGGCCCTCCGCTTTTCTTGTAGGTCAATACGGAGGAGCAGGGGAAGTAGCCCAGGGATTTTGCCG TGGTTGTGCTGTTTATGGGGGCACATATGTTCTGGGTCCATTCGGCAAGCCGACATCGATCGATGCGAATGACGACAACGTGACTCTCAATCTCCCATGCCATCCGCGGCCTGTCACAGCCAAGCATCTgatatcttcttcaaaccaTCTTCCATTATCACTCCTTACTCCTGAATCAGAGCTATCAAAAAGGAGTATAATGGCTCATAGCATTtcgatctcttcttcgttaCCGAAAGTTTTGCAGCGCAAATTACCCTCTGCAGACGATGAAAACGGAATAGGGCAATTACCCGAAGAAAACGACGACACAGGGCTAATTGTCTTCCCACCTGAAAATGGTAATCCGACTGTCAGGTGTTTGATAAACGGTGAAGGAACGGGAAGTTGCCCGCCTGAACAAT ACGTTCTTTATCTCAGCTGTCCGGCATCGACCgcatcttcaccatccGATCTCCTCAAACCATATTTGCAGCGGATTATTTCCGAACCACTCTTCGAATCTTACTACGTATCCACTCGAGCGACCTCAACTTATTCCGCATCGTCTCCCAAGGTCGTCATTGTAACGCCTTTTTATAGAGATGACTCAATCACGGAAGGATTAGACTGGGAGGTAAAGGAGGCTGAGAAAGCATATTACTCAGTGATGGGTCAAGATGGAATACCTTTCTTTGACGTGAGAGAGAGCGAAGCAG
- a CDS encoding translocation protein SEC66 → MATSLFVPVAYITVLVTAMAIFSRVYRRRRAVSKTSIEPWFSNHPTREVYMSLLADEPPAPENLLKAALLSRAITDVQRIWRLKDDKTALASLHTRGLVGDDTMTRFAAAEKELEAEIVDVISEANTFKQGWGQFLFATATEMAQAEKTKEAVINMHKTRIAEEKRLARRAKYLLQKPQTQPSGPESQVQKVVAATGAAQSPAKVPLSQKEPSGSISQLTEGVRKESAEPKASMPVPSAVTPNSKGGGGKKKGKKK, encoded by the exons atgGCAACCTCACTCTTTGTTCCGGTGGCCTATATCACTGTGCTTGTCACAGCAATGGCCATCTTTTCTCGTGTCTACAGACGGCGACGAGCTG TCTCCAAGACATCAATAGAACCATGGTTTTCTAATCATCCTACCCGAGAGGTCTATATGTCTCTGTTGGCTGACGAACCGCCCGCACCCGAAAATCTCCTCAAGGCTGCTCTATTGTCTCGCGCTATCACCGACGTCCAACGTATCTGGCGGCTCAAAGACGACAAGACTGCCCTTGCTAGCCTTCACACGCGAGGACTTGTTGGTGATGACACCATGACTAGGTTTGCAGCTGCAGAGAAAGAGCTTGAAGCGGAAATTGTAGATGTGATCTCAGAAGCCAACACTTTTAAGCAGGGGTGGGGACAGTTCTTATTCGCCACTGCTACCGAGATGGCCCAGGCAGAGAAAACCAAGGAGGCTGTTATTAACATGCATAAGACAAGGATTGCAGAAG AAAAACGTCTCGCACGAAGAGCCAAGTACTTACTTCAGAAACCTCAAACTCAACCATCTGGTCCTGAGTCACAAGTTCAGAAAGTGGTAGCCGCTACAGGGGCTGCTCAAAGCCCCGCAAAGGTCCCTCTGTCTCAAAAAGAACCCAGTGGTTCCATTAGCCAACTTACAGAGGGAGTCCGTAAAGAAAGCGCCGAGCCAAAAGCTAGTATGCCTGTTCCATCGGCAGTGACACCTAATAGCAAA GGTGGCGGTggtaagaagaaggggaagaagaagtag
- a CDS encoding histone H4, translating into MSGRGKGGKGLGKGGAKRHRKVLRDNIQGITKPAIRRLARRGGVKRISGLIYEETRGVLKIFLENVIRDSVTYTEHAKRKTVTSLDVVYALKRQGRTLYGFGA; encoded by the exons ATGTCTGGTCGAGGAAAAGGTGGCAAGGGTCTCGGTAAGGGCGGTGCCAAGCGACACAGGAAGGTCCTTCGTGACAACATCCA GGGTATCACCAAGCCCGCCATCCGACGTCTTGCCCGACGAGGTGGTGTCAAGCGTATCTC TGGTCTCATCTACGAAGAGACTCGAGGCGTCCTTAAGATCTTCCTTGAGAACGTCATCCGTGACTCTGTCACCTACACTGAGCACGCTAAGAGGAAGACTG TCACCTCTCTCGACGTTGTCTATGCCCTTAAGAGGCAGGGTCGTACCCTTTACGGTTTCGGTGCTTAA